Proteins encoded in a region of the Sphingomonas jaspsi DSM 18422 genome:
- a CDS encoding SIMPL domain-containing protein — MRKSLIAPLALAAAAGISTTASAQALAGTRLDIVASGEVTRVPDLAVISAGVQTLQPTATAAIEDNATRMERVRAALKRAGIADADIQTSTISLNPEYRYDNNQPPVLTGYRASNNVSVKFRDLKRSGAILDALVKEGANQISGPSLTIDKPDSAYDEARVKAIANGKAKADLYAKALGKRVVKLISVSEAGASVPPPMPYASDIVVTGARVAKTEIDPGTQQLQVSVSMSFELQ, encoded by the coding sequence ATGCGTAAATCTTTGATTGCCCCGCTGGCGCTGGCAGCGGCAGCGGGCATTTCCACAACGGCATCGGCGCAGGCGCTGGCCGGTACCAGGCTCGACATCGTCGCCAGCGGTGAGGTGACCCGTGTGCCCGACCTCGCCGTCATTTCGGCGGGCGTGCAGACGTTGCAGCCGACCGCGACTGCGGCGATCGAAGACAATGCGACGCGCATGGAACGCGTTCGCGCCGCGCTGAAGCGGGCCGGCATCGCCGATGCGGACATCCAAACGTCGACGATCAGCCTCAACCCCGAATATCGCTACGACAACAACCAGCCGCCGGTGCTCACCGGATATCGCGCCAGCAACAACGTCAGTGTGAAGTTCCGCGACCTCAAGCGCAGCGGTGCGATCCTGGATGCGCTGGTCAAGGAAGGTGCCAACCAGATCAGCGGGCCGAGCCTGACGATCGACAAGCCCGACAGCGCCTATGACGAAGCGCGGGTGAAGGCGATCGCCAACGGCAAGGCCAAGGCCGACCTTTATGCAAAAGCGCTTGGCAAGCGGGTGGTGAAGCTGATCTCGGTCAGCGAGGCCGGCGCGTCCGTCCCGCCGCCGATGCCCTATGCGTCCGACATTGTCGTGACGGGTGCGCGCGTCGCGAAGACCGAGATCGACCCCGGCACGCAGCAGTTGCAGGTCAGCGTGTCGATGAGTTTCGAACTGCAATGA
- a CDS encoding PhzF family phenazine biosynthesis protein, translated as MTPIPFFQVDAAADRPFAGNPAAVMPLDHWLADEVMQAIAQENNLSETAFTVPCDTDEADYHLRWFTPTDEVDMCGHATLAAGHVLSHGKPLRFLTRSGVLTVSRDEQDEGLLQLDLPAGVLREDEVPGLAAALGLSERTAWLADGCNDSAIMLLDNEAQVRAVRPDFAALKALPHMAIVTAPGAEHAIASRVFCPYLGIDEDPVTGSAHAALVPFWAERLGRTRFTALQASKRSGTFDCELRGDRVVLGARCVTVIEGYFQL; from the coding sequence ATGACCCCCATTCCCTTTTTCCAGGTCGACGCCGCGGCGGATCGGCCCTTCGCCGGCAATCCGGCAGCGGTCATGCCGCTGGACCACTGGCTGGCCGACGAGGTGATGCAAGCGATCGCGCAAGAGAATAACCTGTCGGAGACCGCCTTCACCGTTCCGTGCGACACGGACGAAGCGGATTACCACCTGCGCTGGTTCACGCCGACGGACGAGGTGGACATGTGCGGCCATGCGACGCTGGCCGCCGGCCATGTGCTGTCGCACGGCAAGCCGCTGCGGTTCCTGACGCGGTCCGGGGTGCTCACCGTGTCGCGCGACGAACAGGATGAGGGACTGTTGCAGCTCGACCTTCCGGCAGGCGTGCTGCGCGAGGACGAGGTGCCCGGTCTGGCCGCTGCGCTGGGGCTGAGCGAGCGCACCGCCTGGCTGGCGGACGGCTGCAACGACAGCGCAATCATGCTTCTCGACAACGAAGCGCAGGTGCGCGCGGTGCGGCCCGACTTTGCGGCGCTGAAGGCGCTGCCGCACATGGCCATCGTCACCGCCCCGGGCGCCGAACACGCCATCGCCAGTCGGGTATTCTGCCCCTACCTAGGCATTGACGAAGATCCGGTGACCGGGTCGGCGCATGCCGCGCTGGTCCCGTTCTGGGCGGAGCGGTTGGGCCGGACGCGCTTCACCGCGTTGCAGGCAAGCAAGCGTTCCGGAACGTTCGATTGCGAATTGAGGGGCGACCGGGTGGTCCTCGGCGCGCGCTGCGTCACCGTAATCGAAGGCTATTTCCAGCTTTAG
- a CDS encoding GlsB/YeaQ/YmgE family stress response membrane protein, protein MGYLADHGVVAWLIIGLLAGGIAKLLMPGKDPGGCIVTILLGIAGALLAGFLGKAVGWYQDGEAAGFLAAIVGAILILIVYRLVLRRRG, encoded by the coding sequence ATGGGTTATCTGGCGGATCATGGAGTGGTTGCCTGGCTGATCATCGGCCTTCTGGCCGGCGGTATTGCCAAGCTGTTGATGCCCGGCAAGGACCCGGGTGGCTGCATCGTGACCATCCTCCTCGGCATTGCCGGCGCCTTGCTGGCCGGGTTCCTTGGAAAGGCGGTGGGCTGGTACCAGGACGGCGAAGCCGCGGGCTTCCTCGCCGCCATCGTCGGCGCGATCCTCATCCTCATCGTATATCGTCTGGTGCTGCGCCGCCGCGGCTGA
- a CDS encoding cation diffusion facilitator family transporter, whose product MSNDRTALTTRAAAASISMAVFLVAMKGYAAWKTGSVAMLGSLADTALDLVASIVTLLGVRWAAMPADEEHRFGHGKAEALAALTQVILITISALGIAWRAIDRLGKGAATEGLEMGVGVSAVAMAATVALLAYQRYVIRKTKSVAIETDHVHYQSDLLLNLSVIVALVLDQYLGWRSADPIFGIGIALWLIYGAFRAASRSIDQLMDREWPEERRLQFLELIKSHPELHGIHELRTRTSGGHDFAQFHIWVDPDLTIVEAHRVMDEVEAVIQEHFPGTEVLIHPDPKGLAEPGQNLMAT is encoded by the coding sequence ATGAGCAACGACCGCACTGCTCTCACCACCCGCGCCGCCGCCGCCAGCATTTCGATGGCGGTCTTCCTGGTCGCGATGAAAGGCTATGCAGCCTGGAAAACCGGGTCGGTGGCCATGCTGGGCAGCCTTGCCGATACGGCGCTGGACCTGGTCGCAAGCATCGTGACGCTGCTTGGCGTTCGCTGGGCGGCGATGCCCGCGGACGAGGAGCATCGCTTCGGCCACGGCAAGGCTGAAGCGCTGGCGGCGCTGACCCAAGTCATCCTGATCACCATCTCGGCGCTGGGCATCGCCTGGCGCGCGATCGACCGACTGGGCAAGGGCGCGGCGACCGAAGGGCTGGAAATGGGGGTCGGCGTGTCGGCGGTGGCGATGGCCGCGACCGTGGCGCTGCTCGCCTACCAGCGCTACGTCATCCGCAAGACTAAGTCGGTCGCGATCGAAACCGACCATGTCCATTACCAGTCCGACCTGCTGCTCAACCTGTCGGTGATCGTCGCGCTGGTGCTCGACCAATATCTCGGCTGGCGCAGCGCGGACCCGATCTTCGGCATCGGCATCGCCTTGTGGCTGATTTACGGCGCCTTCCGCGCCGCAAGCCGGTCGATCGACCAGCTGATGGACCGCGAATGGCCCGAGGAGCGCCGCCTGCAGTTCCTCGAGTTGATCAAGAGCCACCCGGAACTGCACGGCATTCACGAACTTCGCACCCGCACGTCGGGCGGGCATGATTTTGCCCAGTTCCACATCTGGGTCGATCCCGACCTGACGATCGTCGAAGCGCACCGGGTGATGGACGAGGTCGAAGCGGTGATCCAGGAGCATTTCCCGGGCACGGAGGTGCTGATCCATCCCGATCCCAAGGGCCTCGCCGAACCCGGCCAGAACCTGATGGCGACATGA
- the mnmA gene encoding tRNA 2-thiouridine(34) synthase MnmA, which yields MFPSFDLKKDANSARIVVAMSGGVDSSVVAALAARTGAEVVGVTLQLYDHGEAVKRSGACCAGQDIYDAKTVCDRLGIPHYVLDYESRFRTGVIDRFADEYAAGRTPVPCSLCNQGVKFTDLVAFARELGADCLATGHYVRRVERDGRVELWKGRDPSRDQSYFLYGTTRDQLDFLRFPLGDLPKSEVRKLAAEAGLIVADKPDSQDICFVPDGDYAGLVKRLRPETAAPGDIVDLNGEVLGRHDGVVHFTIGQRRGIEIGGQPEPLYVVRIEPETQRLVVGPRRALAVASATVEGINWLAEDQQLVEAKVRSLARPVSARWDGRSLTFDQAEYGVAPGQSAVFYDGDRVLGGGTITSTMAQELVSAA from the coding sequence ATGTTTCCCAGTTTCGACCTCAAAAAAGACGCCAATTCGGCGCGAATTGTCGTGGCCATGTCCGGCGGCGTCGATTCGTCAGTGGTCGCCGCGCTGGCTGCCAGGACCGGCGCCGAAGTGGTCGGCGTCACGCTGCAGCTATACGATCATGGCGAAGCGGTGAAGCGCAGCGGCGCCTGCTGCGCGGGCCAGGACATCTATGATGCCAAGACGGTCTGCGACCGGCTCGGCATTCCGCATTATGTGCTCGATTACGAAAGCCGCTTCCGGACCGGCGTGATCGACCGCTTCGCGGACGAATATGCGGCGGGCCGGACCCCGGTGCCGTGCAGCCTGTGCAACCAGGGTGTGAAGTTCACCGACCTCGTCGCCTTCGCGCGCGAGCTTGGCGCGGACTGCCTGGCGACGGGCCATTATGTTCGCCGCGTCGAACGCGATGGCCGGGTGGAACTGTGGAAGGGCCGCGATCCGTCGCGCGACCAAAGCTATTTCCTCTACGGCACGACCCGCGACCAGCTCGACTTCCTGCGCTTCCCGCTCGGCGACCTGCCCAAGAGCGAGGTGCGCAAGCTGGCCGCGGAGGCGGGCCTGATCGTCGCCGACAAGCCCGACAGCCAGGACATCTGCTTCGTGCCCGACGGCGACTATGCCGGCCTGGTCAAGCGCCTGCGCCCCGAAACGGCGGCGCCGGGCGACATCGTCGACCTGAACGGCGAGGTGCTCGGACGTCACGACGGCGTCGTCCATTTCACCATCGGCCAGCGGCGCGGGATTGAGATCGGCGGCCAGCCCGAACCGCTCTACGTCGTTCGCATCGAACCTGAAACGCAGCGCCTGGTGGTCGGCCCGCGCCGCGCACTGGCCGTCGCGTCCGCGACCGTTGAAGGCATCAACTGGCTGGCCGAAGACCAACAACTGGTGGAAGCCAAGGTCCGCAGCCTCGCGCGCCCTGTTTCCGCGCGGTGGGACGGCCGGTCACTGACCTTCGATCAGGCCGAATATGGCGTTGCGCCCGGTCAGTCGGCGGTCTTCTACGACGGCGACCGGGTGCTCGGTGGCGGGACGATTACTTCCACAATGGCGCAGGAGCTTGTTTCCGCCGCGTAA
- a CDS encoding DnaJ C-terminal domain-containing protein, with protein sequence MDLYQQLGVQRSATEAEIKKAYRSLAKQLHPDRNKDNPKAAERFSAVTRAYDILADKEKRAQYDRGEIDDEGNPRSPFGAGFGGGGYSRSASRGGADGFPGGGGGGFGEGADLSDLFEGLFGAATGQRRGSTGGFGGFRQQRAPQKGADVQYRLKVPFVDAVTMRDQRVTLSGNRTIDLKLPKGVDSGTKVRLTGQGEEGPGGKGDAIVTIEIGSHPFYVRDGQNIRLTLPVTLKEAVLGAKVKVPTPEGPVMLSVPKGSSSGKLLRLKGRGFLGKDGQRGDLLVELAIDVPQGDEALERFAESWDGGGNPRAGLGV encoded by the coding sequence TTGGACCTTTACCAGCAATTGGGTGTGCAGCGCAGCGCGACCGAGGCCGAGATCAAGAAGGCCTATCGCAGCCTGGCCAAGCAGCTGCACCCTGACCGAAACAAGGACAATCCCAAGGCCGCCGAACGCTTTTCGGCGGTGACGCGCGCCTATGACATCCTGGCCGACAAGGAAAAGCGCGCCCAGTATGATCGCGGCGAAATCGATGACGAAGGCAATCCGCGCAGCCCGTTCGGCGCAGGCTTCGGCGGCGGCGGCTATTCCCGCTCGGCGAGCCGCGGCGGTGCCGACGGGTTTCCGGGCGGCGGCGGAGGTGGCTTCGGTGAAGGCGCAGACCTTAGCGACCTGTTCGAAGGGCTGTTCGGCGCGGCGACCGGCCAGCGTCGCGGCAGTACCGGCGGATTCGGTGGGTTCCGCCAGCAGCGCGCGCCGCAGAAAGGCGCCGACGTCCAGTATCGGCTGAAGGTGCCGTTTGTCGACGCGGTGACGATGCGCGACCAGCGGGTGACCCTGTCGGGCAATCGAACCATCGACCTCAAGCTGCCCAAGGGGGTCGACAGCGGCACCAAGGTCCGCCTGACCGGCCAGGGCGAAGAGGGTCCTGGCGGCAAGGGCGACGCAATCGTGACGATCGAGATCGGCAGTCATCCCTTTTACGTCCGCGACGGCCAGAACATCCGCCTGACGCTGCCCGTGACGCTGAAGGAAGCGGTGCTGGGCGCCAAGGTGAAGGTGCCGACGCCCGAAGGGCCGGTGATGCTGTCGGTGCCCAAGGGGTCGAGCAGCGGCAAGCTGCTGCGACTCAAGGGCCGCGGATTTCTGGGCAAGGACGGGCAGCGCGGCGACCTTCTGGTCGAACTGGCAATCGATGTGCCGCAAGGCGACGAGGCGCTGGAACGCTTTGCCGAAAGCTGGGACGGCGGTGGCAACCCGCGCGCAGGGCTCGGCGTTTAA
- a CDS encoding PilZ domain-containing protein, whose product MMTIAEAGGRPNDLRKSVRTSMFVSATLRTATNAHPVRVRNMSAKGALIEAPSLPPVGTVIELSRGALAAVGTIAWCDSGRCGLTLTGTIDTQAWMSRMPAHQAEVDQRIAEARAAIAVDPRPDVSPIEPMRGFDAVLTTPGADIDQMLERLETLGDALSSDPHILAAHGQSLQLIDEIEQRLRALGRRLG is encoded by the coding sequence ATGATGACGATTGCCGAAGCGGGCGGCCGCCCCAACGACCTGCGAAAGTCGGTGCGGACGTCGATGTTCGTGTCAGCGACACTTCGCACCGCCACCAACGCCCATCCCGTCCGCGTTCGCAACATGTCGGCCAAGGGCGCGCTGATCGAAGCGCCCAGCCTGCCGCCCGTCGGAACGGTCATCGAGCTGTCGCGCGGCGCGCTGGCGGCCGTCGGCACGATCGCCTGGTGCGACAGCGGTCGGTGCGGACTGACGCTGACCGGCACGATCGATACCCAGGCATGGATGTCGCGAATGCCCGCACACCAGGCCGAGGTCGATCAGCGCATCGCCGAGGCCCGCGCCGCCATCGCGGTCGACCCCAGACCCGACGTGTCGCCGATCGAACCCATGCGCGGATTCGACGCTGTTTTGACGACGCCCGGGGCGGATATCGACCAGATGCTCGAGCGGCTCGAAACGTTGGGGGATGCCCTGTCCTCGGACCCGCATATATTGGCCGCTCACGGACAATCGCTGCAACTCATCGACGAGATCGAGCAGCGTCTTCGAGCGCTCGGTCGTCGGCTGGGCTAA
- a CDS encoding DUF1153 domain-containing protein has protein sequence MLENQKIRPAQVIGPLGEPLTLDSLPPPSTTRWVVRRKAEVVAAVAGGLLTVDEACQRYTLSLEEFTGWQRAVDRSGMPGLRVTRIKHYRDQYERQQRY, from the coding sequence ATGCTCGAGAACCAGAAAATCCGGCCCGCGCAGGTCATCGGCCCCTTGGGTGAGCCGTTGACGCTCGATTCGCTGCCGCCCCCCAGCACCACCCGTTGGGTCGTGCGTCGCAAGGCGGAAGTCGTAGCGGCGGTCGCCGGCGGCCTGCTGACCGTCGACGAGGCGTGCCAGCGCTATACGCTGAGCCTTGAAGAATTTACCGGCTGGCAGCGTGCAGTCGACCGGTCGGGCATGCCCGGCCTGCGCGTGACGCGCATCAAGCATTACCGCGACCAATATGAGCGGCAGCAACGCTACTGA
- a CDS encoding GlsB/YeaQ/YmgE family stress response membrane protein, whose protein sequence is MGIIIWLVVGGVVGWLASIVMRTDAQQGIILNIVVGIIGAFLAGLVVGGGSINQDINLMSFLWSLVGAIVLLGIVNLVRRGSVR, encoded by the coding sequence ATGGGTATCATCATTTGGCTCGTCGTCGGCGGCGTTGTAGGTTGGCTCGCCAGCATCGTCATGCGCACCGACGCGCAGCAGGGCATCATTCTCAACATCGTGGTCGGCATCATCGGTGCCTTCCTCGCCGGCCTGGTCGTCGGTGGCGGCTCGATCAATCAGGACATCAACCTGATGAGCTTCCTCTGGTCGCTGGTTGGCGCGATCGTCCTTCTGGGCATCGTCAACCTGGTCCGTCGCGGCAGCGTTCGCTAA
- the pdxH gene encoding pyridoxamine 5'-phosphate oxidase has translation MADDPFLLFDSWLAEAKQSEPNDPEAMALATSTREGRPSVRMVLLKGHGPAGFVFYTNADSRKGGDLADNPHVALLFHWKSLRRQIRIEGPVAEVSDDEADAYFASRSRDSQLGAHASLQSRPLDQRATFEARFEEVKARFEGQDVPRPARWTGFRVTPEQIEFWSDRAHRLHERRLFVRDGQGWSEGYLYP, from the coding sequence ATGGCGGACGATCCTTTCTTGCTGTTCGACAGCTGGCTGGCCGAAGCGAAGCAGAGCGAGCCGAACGATCCCGAAGCGATGGCGCTGGCCACCTCGACGCGCGAGGGACGGCCGTCGGTCCGCATGGTCTTGCTGAAAGGTCATGGCCCTGCCGGCTTCGTCTTCTACACAAACGCCGACAGCCGCAAGGGCGGCGATCTGGCGGACAATCCGCACGTCGCGCTGCTGTTTCACTGGAAGTCGTTGCGCCGCCAGATCCGGATCGAGGGTCCGGTGGCCGAGGTGAGCGACGACGAAGCCGACGCCTATTTCGCCAGCCGGTCGCGCGACAGCCAGCTTGGCGCCCATGCCTCGCTCCAGTCCCGCCCGCTCGACCAGCGCGCGACGTTCGAGGCGCGATTTGAAGAGGTGAAGGCCAGGTTCGAAGGGCAGGATGTGCCCCGCCCCGCGCGCTGGACCGGGTTTCGCGTCACGCCCGAGCAGATCGAGTTCTGGAGCGATCGCGCCCATCGCCTGCACGAACGCCGCCTGTTCGTCCGTGACGGCCAGGGCTGGAGTGAAGGATATCTGTATCCATGA